A single genomic interval of Stenotrophomonas bentonitica harbors:
- a CDS encoding HNH endonuclease, whose translation MDDWTYEQLGAAVGAYRRMQQRTMDGLEVNKAQVYRDLAAKHGRTPKAWEYRMQNISHVLDQAGQKWIGGLKPAKNVGPEVTGTLVKLLALGPPTAVSPATSAELEQQRLLVDKSGFFLPENIEDQRSRVLRSIVQRQGQQEFRMALLDAYEGKCAMTGCGAVDVLEAAHIHRYLGEETNVVSNGLLLRADVHTLFDLKLVGVDLSTMRICVAPKLAGSIYGELTERRLATPASKGCAVDRRQLEKHRAQCDW comes from the coding sequence ATGGACGACTGGACCTATGAACAGCTCGGTGCAGCAGTTGGAGCGTACCGTCGGATGCAGCAGCGGACGATGGACGGCTTGGAGGTAAACAAGGCCCAGGTCTATCGAGACCTCGCAGCGAAGCATGGTCGTACGCCCAAGGCCTGGGAGTACCGCATGCAGAACATTTCGCATGTCCTAGACCAGGCCGGCCAGAAGTGGATTGGAGGCCTGAAACCCGCCAAGAACGTTGGCCCCGAGGTCACGGGGACCCTTGTAAAGCTCCTAGCTCTTGGCCCACCGACCGCGGTGTCACCCGCCACGTCAGCCGAGCTCGAACAACAGCGCCTCCTGGTCGACAAGTCGGGCTTCTTCCTTCCGGAGAATATCGAAGATCAACGAAGTCGGGTTCTCAGGTCGATCGTTCAGCGCCAGGGCCAGCAGGAATTTCGCATGGCGCTCTTGGACGCGTATGAAGGGAAGTGCGCGATGACCGGGTGCGGGGCAGTCGATGTCCTTGAGGCTGCCCATATCCACCGCTATCTGGGAGAGGAAACGAACGTCGTGTCCAACGGACTACTGCTTAGGGCGGACGTCCACACCCTCTTTGACCTGAAGCTGGTGGGCGTCGATCTATCTACGATGCGCATCTGCGTCGCCCCGAAGCTGGCTGGGTCCATCTACGGGGAGCTGACAGAAAGGCGCTTGGCCACGCCAGCTAGTAAGGGGTGCGCAGTTGACCGACGTCAGCTGGAGAAGCATCGAGCTCAATGTGACTGGTAG
- a CDS encoding siderophore-interacting protein: MALHESKLVRHTVKFRPLQVLRTEEISPCMRRVVIGGEALEGFDSPSPDDHVKLFFPNAEGQFVVPTMTPEGPRYPEGQEPSPARDYTPRWWDLESNELAIDFVMHGDGVASRWAANAQPGDAIALGGPRGSHITADDFDTYVLFGDETALPAIGRWLETLPEQARAEVYIEIPEAEDRQELPVDERISVSWLERNGFDAATSTLLEDVLTDFEEPEGDTFYWIATESRRARMMRKYIEGHLAVPKDWIRSKGYWKAHPEHEGD; encoded by the coding sequence ATGGCTCTGCATGAAAGCAAGTTGGTGCGCCACACCGTGAAGTTCCGCCCGCTGCAGGTGCTGCGCACCGAGGAGATCAGCCCGTGCATGCGCCGGGTGGTGATCGGTGGCGAGGCACTGGAGGGCTTCGATTCGCCCTCGCCCGATGACCACGTGAAGCTGTTCTTCCCGAACGCGGAAGGCCAGTTCGTGGTGCCGACGATGACCCCGGAAGGCCCGCGTTACCCGGAGGGCCAGGAGCCCTCGCCCGCCCGCGACTACACGCCGCGCTGGTGGGACCTGGAAAGCAATGAGCTGGCCATCGACTTCGTGATGCACGGCGACGGCGTTGCCTCGCGCTGGGCGGCCAATGCGCAGCCGGGCGATGCGATTGCGCTGGGCGGGCCGCGTGGTTCGCATATCACGGCCGATGACTTCGACACCTACGTGCTGTTTGGCGATGAGACGGCGCTGCCGGCGATTGGCCGCTGGCTGGAGACGCTGCCGGAGCAGGCGCGGGCGGAGGTGTATATCGAGATTCCGGAGGCGGAGGACCGCCAGGAGCTGCCGGTGGACGAGCGGATTTCGGTCTCGTGGCTGGAGCGGAACGGGTTCGATGCGGCCACCAGCACGCTGCTGGAAGACGTGCTGACCGATTTCGAGGAGCCGGAGGGCGACACGTTCTATTGGATCGCCACCGAGTCGCGCCGGGCGCGGATGATGCGCAAGTACATCGAGGGGCACCTGGCGGTGCCTAAGGATTGGATCCGCTCGAAGGGGTATTGGAAGGCGCATCCGGAGCATGAGGGGGATTGA
- a CDS encoding DNA cytosine methyltransferase produces the protein MSEGTSLNFVDVFAGCGGLSLGLLNSGWKGRFAVEKNPDAFATLDANLISHPRSSNKFHWPDWLPKQASDISGVLNNYSSELTELRGTIDLLAGGPPCQGFSLAGRRSNLDPRNKLTEEYIRLVKVMLPRMLLIENVRGFNLAFKKSSKDDQGVAYSEKVASELESCGYRVFSSMVDLSRFGVPQRRRRFILIAIRKGDVALTKLGSLTPFEYLEKRRTRFLSDKGLPTNRTVSAQEAIGDLEVKGTTLIDCNDSAMGGFKQIKYSPTYSSEYIRLMRGRRTTAPDSLRLPRHSEVTKVNFELVMTTCEKGKAISGTDRDRLGIKKQALTPLSASLPSATVTTLPDDIIHYSEARILTARENARLQSFPDNFKFLGKYTTGGKNRRNECPRYTQIGNAVPPLFAEAVGRMLKELAKS, from the coding sequence GTGAGTGAAGGAACATCTTTAAACTTTGTGGACGTGTTTGCAGGCTGCGGCGGCCTGTCTCTCGGACTTCTGAACTCTGGCTGGAAAGGCCGGTTCGCGGTCGAGAAAAATCCGGATGCATTTGCGACTCTGGATGCCAATCTCATCTCGCATCCTCGCTCATCGAACAAATTTCATTGGCCCGACTGGCTCCCAAAACAGGCCTCCGATATCTCAGGAGTTTTAAACAACTACTCCTCTGAGCTTACGGAACTGAGGGGCACTATCGATCTTCTGGCGGGCGGCCCCCCTTGCCAGGGGTTCTCGCTGGCCGGCCGGCGAAGCAACTTGGACCCAAGGAACAAGCTAACCGAAGAGTACATCCGGCTAGTCAAAGTGATGCTGCCTCGCATGCTGTTGATCGAAAACGTGCGCGGATTCAATCTTGCGTTCAAGAAGAGCTCGAAAGATGATCAGGGGGTCGCTTACTCGGAGAAGGTTGCGAGTGAGCTGGAGTCATGCGGCTACCGGGTGTTTTCGTCAATGGTAGATCTAAGTCGTTTCGGTGTCCCACAGCGACGACGCAGATTCATTCTCATCGCGATCCGGAAGGGAGACGTTGCGCTGACAAAACTGGGATCGCTCACACCATTCGAGTATCTCGAGAAGCGCCGGACAAGGTTCTTGTCCGATAAGGGACTCCCGACGAACAGAACCGTCTCAGCTCAGGAGGCCATAGGCGATCTGGAAGTCAAGGGCACCACACTCATCGACTGCAATGACTCCGCAATGGGAGGCTTCAAGCAGATCAAGTACTCTCCCACCTACTCCAGCGAGTACATACGGCTGATGCGTGGGCGGCGGACCACTGCGCCCGATAGCTTGAGACTCCCTCGCCACTCCGAAGTGACAAAGGTCAACTTTGAGCTTGTCATGACGACGTGCGAGAAAGGAAAAGCAATCAGCGGCACGGACCGAGATCGCCTCGGAATAAAGAAACAAGCGCTAACCCCCCTATCCGCTAGTTTGCCGTCCGCGACTGTCACAACGCTGCCAGATGACATCATTCACTATTCCGAAGCACGAATCCTGACTGCGCGTGAAAATGCGCGCCTCCAGTCGTTTCCAGACAATTTCAAGTTTCTGGGCAAGTACACGACCGGCGGAAAGAATCGCAGGAACGAGTGCCCTCGTTACACGCAAATTGGCAATGCCGTACCACCGCTGTTTGCAGAGGCAGTAGGAAGGATGCTTAAGGAGCTTGCAAAATCATGA
- a CDS encoding SymE family type I addiction module toxin codes for MHTHWDDTPYDELPSQPTPKRPASAAPAASAPTPPPDFAEDAKIPFMKLQGRWLRQMGFNVGSKLQIDASEGVITISIIGRPILPYPGVPRSLQRQIHHAVVEADTRQPILSGDPR; via the coding sequence ATGCACACGCACTGGGACGACACGCCGTACGACGAACTCCCTTCCCAACCAACCCCTAAGCGCCCGGCAAGCGCGGCCCCGGCAGCTTCCGCACCCACACCGCCCCCGGACTTCGCGGAAGACGCCAAGATCCCCTTCATGAAGCTCCAGGGCCGCTGGCTTCGCCAGATGGGCTTCAACGTGGGTTCCAAGCTCCAGATCGACGCATCAGAAGGCGTCATCACCATCTCCATCATCGGCCGGCCGATCCTGCCTTACCCCGGCGTGCCCAGGAGCCTGCAGCGCCAGATCCACCACGCGGTGGTTGAAGCCGACACGCGCCAGCCGATTCTCAGCGGAGATCCGCGATGA
- a CDS encoding NYN domain-containing protein, with protein sequence MAHPSQETAVAILIDCDNVPPDIVDFALRMAAQAGRVTTRRGYGNSNTLGKKWEEALVRQAFTPCLQFQYASKKNTSDIALALDALETLFDKRADTFCLVTSDSDFAYLCRKLRERGANVYIVGEAKSPDALRNACDRFFEWVPEADNDAKTKDVDTPEAKPAAATPKPEAKPAANGPLPKRRPRFLVEAVALLASSTPDGRVTLNALGQYLKRADPAFSPTVYGHSGLLSMVKTYDLLTPHEEESGQWSVSLAPKTEA encoded by the coding sequence ATGGCACACCCCTCCCAGGAAACCGCTGTTGCCATCCTGATCGACTGCGACAACGTGCCGCCGGACATCGTGGACTTCGCGCTGCGCATGGCCGCACAGGCAGGCCGGGTGACAACGCGCAGGGGCTACGGAAACTCGAACACACTCGGCAAGAAGTGGGAAGAAGCACTGGTACGCCAAGCCTTCACCCCCTGCCTGCAGTTCCAGTACGCCTCCAAGAAGAACACCTCCGACATCGCCCTGGCACTGGACGCCCTGGAAACGTTGTTCGACAAGCGTGCCGACACCTTCTGCCTGGTCACCAGCGACAGCGACTTCGCCTACCTCTGCCGCAAGCTGCGCGAGCGCGGGGCCAACGTCTACATCGTGGGCGAGGCCAAAAGCCCGGACGCCTTGCGCAACGCCTGCGACCGGTTCTTCGAATGGGTGCCCGAGGCAGACAACGACGCCAAGACCAAGGACGTGGACACCCCGGAAGCCAAGCCGGCGGCCGCCACCCCGAAGCCGGAAGCCAAGCCCGCCGCCAACGGCCCGCTACCCAAGCGCCGCCCCCGCTTCCTGGTGGAGGCCGTTGCGCTGCTGGCCTCGTCCACCCCGGACGGCAGGGTCACCTTGAACGCACTGGGCCAGTACCTCAAGCGCGCCGACCCGGCCTTCAGCCCCACCGTCTATGGCCATTCCGGGCTGCTGAGCATGGTGAAGACCTACGACCTGCTCACGCCGCATGAGGAAGAGAGTGGCCAGTGGTCGGTGAGCCTGGCGCCCAAGACCGAGGCCTGA
- a CDS encoding PadR family transcriptional regulator has product MTASRPATSRPLSRGDLRLLVLSLLAAQPRHGYELIKGIGEMFVQVYTPSAGSIYPVLAQFEAAGWVSVLEEAGRKRYQLTALGQDELAAQREEVEAALHRVRHSARSIAKANLPPVVRDAMRELKQALGVHQARWQDENAAVVAQALSEAAARIRAQGR; this is encoded by the coding sequence ATGACTGCTTCGCGCCCCGCCACCTCCCGCCCGCTCAGCCGCGGCGACCTGCGCCTGCTGGTGCTTTCGCTGCTGGCGGCGCAGCCGCGCCATGGCTATGAGCTGATCAAGGGCATCGGCGAGATGTTCGTGCAGGTGTACACGCCCAGTGCGGGCTCGATCTACCCGGTGCTGGCGCAGTTCGAGGCGGCCGGCTGGGTGAGCGTGCTGGAGGAGGCCGGGCGCAAGCGCTACCAGCTCACCGCGTTGGGCCAGGATGAACTGGCGGCGCAGCGCGAGGAGGTTGAGGCGGCGCTGCACCGGGTGCGGCACAGCGCGCGCTCGATCGCCAAGGCCAACCTGCCGCCGGTGGTGCGCGATGCGATGCGCGAGCTGAAACAGGCGCTGGGCGTGCACCAGGCGCGGTGGCAGGACGAGAACGCGGCTGTGGTGGCCCAGGCATTGAGTGAGGCCGCTGCGCGGATTCGCGCGCAGGGCCGTTGA
- a CDS encoding sensor histidine kinase, producing MKSQSYSFRTNTLLKNLVGKDLINDDNIAIVELVKNSYDARSPSVRVEFTNLGQDGVTTAQTRILISDLGTGMTIGDLSDKWLNIAYSEKKGSQQGRGQFFAGNKGVGRFSCDRLGSGLDLVTRSKAEPIIHLPIDWKDFEVEGDKDRIIQSIPLYPKEISESRAADICGGSTFPASGTTLVISNLRSEWNHDKLIDLKRSLEKFLNPNQLFERDKFAIELVVKDLAKGDAGKSYHDRVNGIIQNQVFEKLKFNSTYITCHVSSADSSVTTELYHEGESVFRLRESSSTYPGIVDAHVVIYYLNPYKKAYFTRQTGIRSIEFGSIFLFLNGFRVAPYGDRGDDWLGLDVRKSQGTSRYLSSRDIVGRIELTDVEDVFQPVSSREGLKNTAEFKRLREGLFLDVLRKLERFVVDGLDWDSVPTTVREELRTAEGLDWKNTSESYLESWERKQQRIALSILGLIGSHPSRTQNFWFNPKLLEAVFETRTEDVRRLLDEIDGADPSKLDGSLRSDLSKIRRLIQAKDDAAISAKQESATLRVEVAKKQQEVEQLSKSTETYRAQTLFLQSIAPTEVKDLLTFHHQISQDSVILGNYLTKALRSLREIEGGEKVTKFLEKALMANKRMATVAQFASKANFRAGMKKEMTDIPAFVEQYLLNVAKDFAASNLTLTVSNSVTEPFDIKASRIELSILIDNLISNSGKAMAKNLEVRIDKIGDNRLVIAFGDDGNGLSEDIPDIDSMFEIGVTTTSGSGLGLYHAKQLAETMDGTLSARALAPRGMEMTLELVK from the coding sequence ATGAAAAGTCAATCCTACAGCTTCCGAACTAACACACTCCTGAAGAATCTCGTCGGAAAGGATCTAATAAACGACGACAATATTGCCATCGTTGAGCTTGTCAAGAATTCCTACGACGCGCGCTCACCCAGCGTGCGCGTTGAGTTCACAAACTTGGGCCAAGATGGCGTCACCACCGCCCAAACAAGGATTCTGATATCGGATCTGGGCACCGGAATGACGATCGGTGACCTTTCCGATAAGTGGCTGAACATCGCATACTCTGAGAAGAAAGGCTCGCAGCAGGGGCGAGGGCAGTTCTTCGCCGGAAATAAAGGCGTTGGAAGGTTCTCGTGCGACCGCCTTGGCTCCGGTCTTGACTTGGTCACCCGATCAAAGGCTGAGCCGATCATCCATTTGCCTATTGACTGGAAAGACTTTGAAGTCGAAGGAGACAAGGACCGCATCATTCAAAGCATCCCCTTGTATCCAAAGGAAATCAGCGAATCTAGAGCCGCCGATATTTGCGGAGGATCGACCTTCCCTGCTTCGGGAACAACGCTGGTCATCTCCAACCTTCGCAGCGAGTGGAATCACGACAAACTAATCGACCTAAAGCGGTCGCTTGAAAAGTTCCTTAACCCCAATCAGCTATTCGAGCGAGACAAATTCGCAATCGAATTGGTGGTTAAGGACCTAGCGAAGGGTGATGCTGGGAAGTCATACCACGATCGCGTGAACGGAATCATCCAGAATCAGGTCTTTGAGAAGCTCAAGTTCAACTCCACTTACATTACCTGCCACGTGTCGTCAGCAGATTCATCAGTGACGACCGAGCTTTATCACGAGGGAGAGTCGGTATTCCGACTGCGGGAAAGCTCGTCTACTTACCCTGGCATTGTGGATGCGCACGTCGTCATCTACTACCTTAATCCGTATAAGAAGGCCTACTTTACGCGACAGACCGGCATTAGATCCATTGAATTTGGCTCAATTTTCCTTTTCCTAAACGGCTTTCGTGTCGCTCCTTACGGTGATCGCGGGGACGACTGGCTCGGTTTAGACGTACGTAAGTCTCAGGGCACTAGTCGATACCTATCTAGTCGCGACATCGTCGGAAGAATTGAACTTACCGACGTGGAGGACGTATTCCAACCGGTATCCAGCCGAGAAGGCCTTAAGAACACCGCTGAGTTCAAGCGATTGAGGGAAGGCCTGTTCCTTGACGTACTGAGGAAGCTTGAACGATTCGTCGTTGACGGTCTTGACTGGGACAGCGTGCCCACCACTGTGCGCGAGGAGCTGAGGACAGCCGAGGGCTTGGACTGGAAGAACACGTCCGAGTCTTATCTTGAGTCCTGGGAACGGAAGCAACAACGCATTGCGCTATCAATCCTTGGGCTCATTGGCTCGCATCCTTCTCGCACTCAGAATTTTTGGTTCAATCCGAAGCTGCTAGAGGCGGTTTTCGAAACGAGAACAGAGGACGTGCGCCGCCTACTAGATGAGATCGATGGAGCTGACCCTAGCAAACTCGACGGAAGCTTAAGGTCAGATCTGTCGAAGATTCGCCGGTTGATCCAGGCGAAGGACGATGCCGCCATATCAGCGAAGCAGGAGTCCGCAACGCTTCGCGTGGAAGTGGCGAAGAAACAACAGGAAGTCGAGCAGCTCAGCAAATCGACCGAGACCTACAGGGCGCAAACGCTCTTTCTTCAGTCCATTGCACCGACTGAGGTCAAGGACCTTCTTACCTTTCACCATCAGATCAGCCAAGACTCGGTGATTCTCGGCAATTACTTGACAAAGGCTCTGCGGTCTCTTCGGGAGATCGAAGGGGGCGAGAAGGTGACCAAGTTTCTAGAGAAAGCTCTGATGGCCAACAAGCGGATGGCCACGGTCGCACAATTTGCAAGCAAAGCGAATTTCAGGGCGGGGATGAAGAAGGAGATGACGGACATTCCCGCATTTGTCGAGCAGTACCTTCTAAATGTTGCAAAGGACTTTGCTGCATCGAATCTTACGCTCACCGTCAGCAATAGTGTGACCGAGCCGTTCGATATAAAAGCGAGTCGCATTGAACTCTCAATCCTAATTGACAACTTGATCTCCAATTCCGGCAAAGCAATGGCGAAGAACTTAGAGGTTCGCATCGACAAGATTGGCGACAACAGACTTGTCATTGCATTTGGGGATGATGGAAACGGGCTATCGGAAGATATACCGGACATAGACTCGATGTTTGAGATCGGCGTGACGACCACTTCTGGCTCAGGCCTGGGCTTGTACCATGCCAAGCAACTCGCCGAGACCATGGATGGAACTTTGAGTGCGCGCGCATTGGCGCCTCGAGGTATGGAGATGACCTTGGAGCTGGTGAAATGA
- the aceE gene encoding pyruvate dehydrogenase (acetyl-transferring), homodimeric type, whose product MNWLNEVLNNDPNPVETQEWIESLKAVIDVEGPERAHQLLEGMVELTRRSGAYLPFSPTTEYVNTIAPTLEAKSPGNAELEWRIRSIIRWNAMATVVRANRKPGDLGGHIASFASGATLYDVGFNHFWRAPSDSHPGDLLFIQGHSAPGIYARSFLEGRIDEQQLDKFRMEVDGGGLSSYPHPWLMPDYWQTPTVSMGLGPLAAIYQAQFLRYLENRGLIEKSDRKVWCFIGDGESDEPETLGAIALAGREGLDNLIFVVNCNLQRLDGPVRGNGKIIQELEGVFRGGGWNVIKLLWGGYWDALLAKDTNGVLRKLMMETVDGEYQNCKAFGGAYTREHFFGKYPETAAMVAGLSDDDIWRLNRGGHDPHKVYAAYHEAVNTKGMPTVILAKTVKGYGMGSAGEALNPTHQTKKLDDEAVRHFRDRFNIPVTDEQLKDGQVPFYHPGPDSPEVQYLQERRAALGGYLPQRRRKATKSFNAPKLEAYERLLKSSGERSYSTTMAFVQSLNITLRDKELGPHIVPIVADEARTFGMEGLFRQIGIYAPFGQKYKPVDADQLMFYREDQSGQVLQQGISEPGAISSWMAAGTSYSVSNVPMLPFYIYYSMFGFQRVGDIAWQAADMRTRGFLLGGTAGRTTLNGEGLQHEDGHSHLAAGGIPNVRSYDPTFGFEVTVIMQHGTKAMMEDQIDEYYYITLMNENYTHPEMPEGAAEGIIKGMYLLTDAGKPKKGELRVQLMGSGTILREAIEAAALLEKDFGVTADIWSCPSYNELRRDGFDAERWNRLHPEDTQRKAYVTELLEDRQGPVIAATDYVRAYADQIRAFVPATFTVLGTDGFGRSDTRANLRRFFEVDRYYIAHAAIAALAKDGKMTGKDVARAIKQYKIDPEKANPVGV is encoded by the coding sequence ATGAACTGGTTGAACGAGGTGCTGAACAACGACCCGAATCCTGTGGAAACCCAGGAATGGATCGAGTCGCTGAAGGCCGTTATTGATGTCGAGGGCCCTGAGCGCGCGCATCAGCTGTTGGAAGGCATGGTGGAACTGACCCGTCGCTCGGGCGCCTACCTGCCGTTCTCTCCCACCACCGAGTACGTGAACACCATCGCGCCGACCCTGGAGGCCAAGAGCCCGGGCAACGCCGAACTGGAATGGCGCATTCGTTCCATCATCCGCTGGAACGCCATGGCCACCGTGGTGCGCGCCAACCGCAAGCCGGGCGACCTGGGCGGCCACATCGCCAGCTTCGCCTCGGGCGCCACCCTGTACGACGTGGGCTTCAACCACTTCTGGCGCGCCCCCAGCGACAGCCACCCCGGCGACCTGCTCTTCATCCAGGGCCACAGCGCCCCGGGCATCTATGCGCGTTCCTTCCTGGAAGGCCGCATCGACGAGCAGCAGCTGGACAAGTTCCGCATGGAAGTCGACGGCGGTGGCCTTTCCAGCTACCCGCACCCGTGGCTGATGCCGGACTACTGGCAGACCCCCACCGTCTCCATGGGCCTGGGCCCGCTCGCCGCCATCTACCAGGCGCAGTTCCTGCGTTACCTGGAAAACCGTGGCCTGATCGAAAAGTCCGACCGCAAGGTGTGGTGCTTCATCGGCGACGGCGAGTCCGACGAGCCGGAAACCCTCGGCGCCATCGCGCTGGCCGGCCGTGAAGGCCTGGACAACCTGATCTTCGTGGTGAACTGCAACCTGCAGCGCCTGGACGGTCCGGTGCGCGGCAACGGCAAGATCATCCAGGAACTGGAAGGCGTGTTCCGTGGCGGCGGCTGGAATGTCATCAAGCTGCTCTGGGGCGGTTACTGGGATGCCCTGCTGGCCAAGGACACCAACGGTGTGCTGCGCAAGCTGATGATGGAAACCGTCGACGGCGAATACCAGAACTGCAAGGCCTTCGGCGGCGCGTACACGCGCGAGCATTTCTTCGGCAAGTACCCGGAAACCGCCGCCATGGTGGCAGGTCTTTCCGACGACGACATCTGGCGCCTCAACCGTGGCGGCCACGACCCGCACAAGGTGTATGCCGCCTACCACGAGGCCGTGAACACCAAGGGCATGCCCACCGTGATCCTGGCCAAGACGGTCAAGGGCTACGGCATGGGCAGCGCCGGTGAAGCGCTCAACCCGACCCACCAGACCAAGAAGCTGGACGACGAAGCGGTGCGCCACTTCCGCGACCGCTTCAACATTCCGGTGACCGACGAGCAGCTCAAGGACGGCCAGGTGCCGTTCTACCACCCGGGCCCGGACTCGCCGGAAGTGCAGTACCTGCAGGAGCGTCGCGCCGCACTGGGCGGCTACCTGCCGCAGCGCCGCCGCAAGGCCACCAAGAGCTTCAACGCACCGAAACTGGAAGCCTACGAGCGCCTGCTCAAGAGCAGCGGCGAGCGCAGCTACTCCACCACCATGGCCTTCGTGCAGAGCCTGAACATCACCCTGCGCGACAAGGAACTGGGCCCGCACATCGTGCCGATCGTGGCCGACGAAGCCCGTACCTTCGGCATGGAAGGCCTGTTCCGCCAGATCGGCATCTACGCGCCGTTCGGCCAGAAGTACAAGCCGGTCGACGCCGACCAGCTCATGTTCTACCGCGAAGACCAGAGTGGCCAGGTGCTGCAGCAGGGCATCAGCGAGCCGGGCGCCATCAGCTCCTGGATGGCCGCCGGTACCAGCTACTCGGTCTCCAACGTGCCGATGCTGCCGTTCTACATCTACTACAGCATGTTCGGCTTCCAGCGCGTGGGCGACATTGCCTGGCAGGCCGCCGACATGCGTACCCGCGGCTTCCTGCTCGGCGGCACCGCCGGCCGCACCACGCTGAACGGTGAAGGCCTGCAGCACGAAGATGGCCACAGCCATCTGGCCGCTGGTGGTATTCCGAACGTGCGCAGCTACGACCCGACCTTCGGTTTCGAAGTCACGGTGATCATGCAGCACGGCACCAAGGCCATGATGGAAGACCAGATTGATGAGTACTACTACATCACTCTGATGAACGAAAACTACACCCACCCGGAAATGCCGGAAGGCGCGGCCGAAGGCATCATCAAGGGCATGTACCTGCTCACCGATGCCGGCAAGCCGAAGAAGGGCGAGCTGCGCGTGCAGCTGATGGGTTCGGGCACCATCCTGCGCGAAGCCATTGAAGCGGCCGCGCTGCTGGAGAAGGACTTCGGCGTTACCGCCGACATCTGGAGCTGCCCGAGCTACAACGAACTGCGCCGCGATGGTTTCGACGCTGAACGTTGGAACCGCCTGCACCCGGAAGACACCCAGCGCAAGGCGTACGTGACCGAGCTGCTGGAAGACCGCCAGGGCCCGGTGATTGCCGCCACCGACTACGTGCGTGCGTATGCGGACCAGATCCGCGCGTTCGTGCCGGCTACCTTCACCGTGCTGGGTACGGATGGCTTTGGTCGTTCGGACACCCGTGCGAACCTGCGTCGCTTCTTTGAAGTCGACCGGTACTACATCGCGCATGCCGCGATTGCGGCGCTGGCGAAGGACGGGAAGATGACCGGTAAGGATGTTGCCCGGGCTATCAAGCAGTACAAGATTGATCCTGAGAAGGCTAATCCTGTCGGGGTATAA
- a CDS encoding XVIPCD domain-containing protein yields the protein MSGLTANDLRVLGHYADTGNRELYWNYLSQLPGADGYGTLALGVVRNDSLPGQVANSYAQAHAARQGDVGSQFANASLTERDWEEFGHTLLKKDLELRSKHLLAGRGDLALNLPGKDVMLAHDQAFVDHRLDPNCWTPRVLLQAALENSGPEKAEQIWTNMLDNNYLGATRVGKTGYDAIAQMGVVEGGQYLARLGATEATQLLEGRATTNPNVIGGNSYYAMYFEGERKWVNVSTGGGHVSMREECNPNRIADLNDAREVRLERQQKATQFHPDDPYRTITPSPFTASLEGTPGAPRPATRLADIGPGHADYALVQQIREGVAAIDARQGRTPDETSERLTASVVALARQNGLERADHVVLSQQTADSPAGRNVFVVQGDLADPAHRRAFMPTDVAVQTPVEHSLQQLEVAGQERQQQALTQTQQQHQEAQQRETQSHAMRMG from the coding sequence ATGAGTGGACTAACCGCCAACGACCTCCGAGTCCTCGGGCACTATGCAGATACCGGAAACCGGGAACTGTACTGGAACTACCTCTCCCAGCTCCCCGGCGCCGATGGCTACGGAACACTGGCATTGGGCGTGGTGCGCAACGACAGCCTGCCGGGCCAGGTAGCAAACAGCTACGCACAAGCCCATGCTGCCCGCCAGGGCGACGTGGGCTCGCAGTTCGCCAACGCCAGCCTTACCGAGCGCGACTGGGAGGAGTTTGGCCATACGTTGCTGAAGAAAGACTTGGAACTGCGCTCCAAACACCTGCTTGCCGGGCGCGGCGACCTTGCGCTGAACCTTCCCGGCAAAGACGTCATGCTTGCCCATGACCAGGCCTTTGTGGACCACCGGCTGGACCCAAACTGCTGGACGCCCCGCGTCCTGCTTCAGGCGGCGCTTGAGAACAGCGGCCCCGAAAAGGCCGAGCAGATCTGGACCAACATGCTGGACAACAACTACCTGGGCGCAACCCGCGTTGGCAAGACCGGCTATGACGCCATCGCCCAGATGGGCGTGGTCGAGGGCGGCCAGTACCTTGCCAGGCTGGGCGCCACCGAAGCCACCCAGCTGCTCGAAGGCCGCGCGACCACCAACCCCAACGTCATTGGCGGCAACAGCTACTACGCCATGTACTTCGAGGGCGAACGGAAGTGGGTGAACGTCAGCACCGGCGGAGGCCACGTTTCCATGCGCGAAGAGTGCAACCCGAACCGGATTGCCGATCTCAACGATGCCCGTGAGGTGCGCCTGGAACGGCAGCAGAAGGCAACCCAGTTCCACCCGGACGACCCGTACCGCACCATCACCCCCAGCCCGTTCACTGCCTCGCTCGAGGGCACCCCGGGCGCCCCTCGCCCCGCCACCCGCCTGGCCGACATCGGGCCCGGGCACGCGGACTACGCACTGGTGCAGCAAATTCGCGAAGGCGTGGCCGCCATCGACGCCAGGCAGGGTCGCACCCCTGACGAAACCAGCGAGCGCCTTACCGCAAGCGTAGTGGCGCTGGCCCGCCAGAACGGGCTGGAGCGTGCCGACCACGTGGTGCTGAGCCAGCAGACCGCCGACAGCCCCGCCGGCCGGAATGTGTTCGTTGTACAGGGCGACCTGGCCGACCCCGCCCACCGCCGCGCCTTCATGCCCACCGACGTGGCGGTACAGACGCCCGTGGAGCACTCCCTGCAGCAGTTGGAGGTAGCCGGGCAGGAACGGCAGCAACAGGCCCTCACCCAGACCCAACAGCAGCATCAGGAAGCCCAGCAGCGCGAGACCCAAAGCCACGCCATGCGCATGGGCTGA